One Anolis carolinensis isolate JA03-04 chromosome 5, rAnoCar3.1.pri, whole genome shotgun sequence DNA segment encodes these proteins:
- the pacsin2 gene encoding protein kinase C and casein kinase substrate in neurons protein 2 isoform X2: protein MSGSYDDSVGVEVSSDSFWEVGNYKRTVKRIDDGYRLCSDLMNCIHERARIEKGYAQQLTEWAKRWKQLVEKGPQYGTVEKAWHAFMSEAEKVSELHLEVKGALMNEDFEKIKNWQKDSFHKQMIGGFKETKEAEDGFRKAQKPWAKKLKEVEAAKKAYHAACKEEKLAVSRETNSKADPALNPEQLKKLQDKVDKSKQDVLKTKEKYEKSLKDLDNTTPQYMENMEQVFEQCQQFEEKRLRFFREVLLEVQKHLDLSTVASYKNIYRELEQNIKVADAIEDLRWFRANHGPGMSMNWPQFEDWSADLNRTLSRREKKKASDGVTLTGINQTGDQVSQQKNSSVSSYEKSYGAEWSDEETNNPFSSNDAQGETNPFDEEASPTTEVRVRALYDYEGQEHDELSFKTGEELTKIEDEDEQGWCKGRLDNGQVGLYPANYVEPIQ from the exons ATGTCTGGCTCATATGATGACTCTGTTGGAGTAGAGGTTTCTAGTGATAGCTTCTGGGAG GTTGGAAACTATAAGCGGACAGTGAAACGGATTGATGATGGCTATAGACTTTGTAGTGATCTTATGAACTGTATTCATGAGCGGGCGAGGATAGAAAAGGGCTATGCTCAGCAGTTAACAGAATGGGCAAAGAGATGGAAACAGCTTGtagaaaaag GGCCACAATATGGAACTGTTGAAAAAGCCTGGCATGCATTTATGTCTGAAGCTGAAAAAGTAAGTGAACTACATTTAGAAGTAAAAGGTGCCCTAATGAATGAGGATTTTGAAAAGATAAAGAACTGGCAGAAGGACTCATTTCACAAGCAAATGATTGGTGGATTTAAGGAAACGAAAGAAGCTGAAGATGGCTTTAGAAAAGCCCAGAAACCGTGGGCGAAAAAGCTAAAAGAG GTGGAAGCTGCTAAGAAAGCATATCATGCAGCCTGTAAGGAAGAAAAACTTGCTGTATCCAGAGAAACTAATAGCAAAGCTGACCCAGCCCTTAATCCAGAACAGCTAAAGAAACTGCAAGACAAAGTAGATAAAAGTAAACAGGATGTGCTTAAG ACTAAGGAAAAGTATGAAAAATCTCTTAAAGACCTTGACAATACTACACCTCAGTATATGGAAAACATGGAACAAGTTTTTGAGCAGTGTCAGCAGTTTGAGGAGAAACGGCTCCGTTTTTTCAGAGAAGTGTTATtggaagttcaaaaacatcttgACTTATCTACTGTTGCAAG TTATAAAAATATCTATCGTGAATTGGAGCAGAACATTAAAGTAGCAGATGCTATTGAAGATTTAAGATGGTTCAGAGCTAATCATGGCCCAGGCATGTCAATGAACTGGCCCCAGTTTGAG GACTGGTCTGCTGATCTGAACCGCACTCTCAgtaggagagagaagaaaaaagctTCAGATGGAGTGACTTTGACTGGTATTAACCAGACAGGAGATCAGGTTTCACAGCAGAAAAATAGCAG TGTTAGTAGTTATGAGAAAAGCTATGGGGCAGAGTGGTCCGATGAAGAGACAAACAACCCATTTTCATCCAATGATGCTCAAGGAGAAACTAATCCATTTGATGAAGAGGCTTCACCTACAACAGAAGTGAGAGTGCGGGCACTGTACGATTATGAAGGTCAAGAGCATGATGAACTCAGCTTTAAGACTG GGGAAGAGCTAACTAAAATAGAAGATGAAGATGAACAAGGCTGGTGCAAAGGTCGCCTGGACAATGGACAAGTTGGCCTCTATCCAGCAAACTACGTGGAGCCAATCCAGTGA
- the pacsin2 gene encoding protein kinase C and casein kinase substrate in neurons protein 2 isoform X1, with protein sequence MSGSYDDSVGVEVSSDSFWEVGNYKRTVKRIDDGYRLCSDLMNCIHERARIEKGYAQQLTEWAKRWKQLVEKGPQYGTVEKAWHAFMSEAEKVSELHLEVKGALMNEDFEKIKNWQKDSFHKQMIGGFKETKEAEDGFRKAQKPWAKKLKEVEAAKKAYHAACKEEKLAVSRETNSKADPALNPEQLKKLQDKVDKSKQDVLKTKEKYEKSLKDLDNTTPQYMENMEQVFEQCQQFEEKRLRFFREVLLEVQKHLDLSTVASYKNIYRELEQNIKVADAIEDLRWFRANHGPGMSMNWPQFEDWSADLNRTLSRREKKKASDGVTLTGINQTGDQVSQQKNSSNLSVPSNSVQSVQSSYNPFEDEEDTGSTVSEKEDNKIKNVSSYEKSYGAEWSDEETNNPFSSNDAQGETNPFDEEASPTTEVRVRALYDYEGQEHDELSFKTGEELTKIEDEDEQGWCKGRLDNGQVGLYPANYVEPIQ encoded by the exons ATGTCTGGCTCATATGATGACTCTGTTGGAGTAGAGGTTTCTAGTGATAGCTTCTGGGAG GTTGGAAACTATAAGCGGACAGTGAAACGGATTGATGATGGCTATAGACTTTGTAGTGATCTTATGAACTGTATTCATGAGCGGGCGAGGATAGAAAAGGGCTATGCTCAGCAGTTAACAGAATGGGCAAAGAGATGGAAACAGCTTGtagaaaaag GGCCACAATATGGAACTGTTGAAAAAGCCTGGCATGCATTTATGTCTGAAGCTGAAAAAGTAAGTGAACTACATTTAGAAGTAAAAGGTGCCCTAATGAATGAGGATTTTGAAAAGATAAAGAACTGGCAGAAGGACTCATTTCACAAGCAAATGATTGGTGGATTTAAGGAAACGAAAGAAGCTGAAGATGGCTTTAGAAAAGCCCAGAAACCGTGGGCGAAAAAGCTAAAAGAG GTGGAAGCTGCTAAGAAAGCATATCATGCAGCCTGTAAGGAAGAAAAACTTGCTGTATCCAGAGAAACTAATAGCAAAGCTGACCCAGCCCTTAATCCAGAACAGCTAAAGAAACTGCAAGACAAAGTAGATAAAAGTAAACAGGATGTGCTTAAG ACTAAGGAAAAGTATGAAAAATCTCTTAAAGACCTTGACAATACTACACCTCAGTATATGGAAAACATGGAACAAGTTTTTGAGCAGTGTCAGCAGTTTGAGGAGAAACGGCTCCGTTTTTTCAGAGAAGTGTTATtggaagttcaaaaacatcttgACTTATCTACTGTTGCAAG TTATAAAAATATCTATCGTGAATTGGAGCAGAACATTAAAGTAGCAGATGCTATTGAAGATTTAAGATGGTTCAGAGCTAATCATGGCCCAGGCATGTCAATGAACTGGCCCCAGTTTGAG GACTGGTCTGCTGATCTGAACCGCACTCTCAgtaggagagagaagaaaaaagctTCAGATGGAGTGACTTTGACTGGTATTAACCAGACAGGAGATCAGGTTTCACAGCAGAAAAATAGCAG CAACCTTAGTGTCCCGAGTAACTCAGTGCAGTCAGTACAGTCAAGTTACAATCCCTTTGAAGATGAAGAGGATACTGGAAGTACTGTCAGTGAGAAGGAGGACAATAAAATCAAAAA TGTTAGTAGTTATGAGAAAAGCTATGGGGCAGAGTGGTCCGATGAAGAGACAAACAACCCATTTTCATCCAATGATGCTCAAGGAGAAACTAATCCATTTGATGAAGAGGCTTCACCTACAACAGAAGTGAGAGTGCGGGCACTGTACGATTATGAAGGTCAAGAGCATGATGAACTCAGCTTTAAGACTG GGGAAGAGCTAACTAAAATAGAAGATGAAGATGAACAAGGCTGGTGCAAAGGTCGCCTGGACAATGGACAAGTTGGCCTCTATCCAGCAAACTACGTGGAGCCAATCCAGTGA